In Torulaspora delbrueckii CBS 1146 chromosome 1, complete genome, one genomic interval encodes:
- the YAH1 gene encoding adrenodoxin (similar to Saccharomyces cerevisiae YAH1 (YPL252C); ancestral locus Anc_6.288) translates to MFKVSTLSRGVLNLSNTFTRTYRPMTRCRGTNTFTASSKRPFSSSLLLQHGHLKKPKKGEELHVTYILKDGTQKTFEVSAGETLLDIAQAHNLDMEGACGGSCACSTCHVIVDPDYYDALPEPDDDENDMLDLAYGLTETSRLGCQIKMSKDIEGIRVALPAMTRNVNANDFN, encoded by the coding sequence ATGTTTAAGGTCTCTACTCTTTCCCGTGGGGTTTTGAATCTCTCCAATACATTTACAAGGACTTATAGACCGATGACTCGTTGTCGAGGCACTAATACCTTCACAGCTAGTTCTAAGAGGCCATTTTCGTCCTCATTACTACTCCAGCATggtcatttgaagaaaccaaagaaggGTGAAGAGCTACATGTCACTTATATTCTCAAGGATGGCACTCAAAAGACATTTGAAGTCAGCGCAGGCGAAACTCTATTGGATATTGCCCAAGCACACAATCTAGACATGGAGGGAGCCTGTGGTGGCTCTTGTGCCTGCTCTACATGCCATGTCATTGTCGATCCAGATTACTACGATGCCCTACCAGAAccagatgatgatgaaaacgATATGCTGGACCTAGCTTACGGGCTCACAGAGACAAGTAGGCTTGGCTGTCAAATCAAGATGTCCAAGGATATAGAAGGTATCAGAGTCGCATTGCCCGCGATGACCAGAAACGTTAATGCTAACGacttcaattga
- the TDEL0A07030 gene encoding uncharacterized protein (similar to Saccharomyces cerevisiae CIK1 (YMR198W) and VIK1 (YPL253C); ancestral locus Anc_6.289) codes for MHYSKIPSISVMSSTPPSNTYPQLKRQRLSTSMLQDVTNQIHSTPPRRSITEEPTSRRTKLMNKYVFGDASVIEEVKKRERKIMKDIAHFRNAIAEIEKETIQIREQQLPDMQYEISKRLTMCNEVKKETSQLTTQLDMKDRENDLCRKNEELDMANMQLKHSVEVQEVENQLKQVLDDEKLKWDKKIMELENLKPDEKVAQEIHQLRDELKQVNEQWEALQRENQDKCTEYEAKFKEDLEEFKRFKQEPMDNLEKEQGKLLDRHKKLQVECDQLVNQIDSDKKEFSSIELKIMDIQQKITDTMIVNQPLEDELVVSQSHYEKAKQETEAIQEIAHARESYYKGKFDKMEEEQLRRRKLENTIEELKGGIRTFAYITKKGQDDNLGVNYSERTLTDLQNGQIFQFSRIIPSELETENDLLYQDCEMYHEMCLKNRLNYNLISVSQKPWDALRIALLEFIYTKCHDQFRIYLQYVFLSEDSPSQDLMLPSSEKCDNEIKLKIQRECIELDSKSTEMVHGLDELPLSIKKERKTSIPGIGILKFQLVSSDSDRKPLNFYFIEINDPTTILTLDRVISPDNAIKSPISLIIKKLLSDTTSCFLFDINDGENYDSLLEISKKLTQMKIVKNRRISI; via the coding sequence ATGCATTACTCGAAGATACCGTCTATATCAGTAATGTCTTCTACTCCTCCGTCGAATACGTACCCACAATTAAAGAGACAGAGACTATCAACATCGATGTTGCAAGATGTCACCAATCAAATACACTCTACGCCTCCTCGTCGCAGTATTACAGAGGAACCAACGTCTCGAAGGACTaaattgatgaacaaaTATGTGTTCGGAGATGCAAGCGTTATTGAGGAAGTCAAGAAACGGGAGAGAAAGATCATGAAGGATATAGCGCATTTTAGGAACGCAATTGCAGAGATTGAGAAGGAAACTATCCAAATACGAGAGCAGCAACTACCAGATATGCAGTATGAGATTTCCAAGAGGCTCACGATGTGTAATgaggtgaagaaagagactaGCCAGTTGACAACACAACTTGATATGAAGGATCGTGAAAACGATTTGTGCCGCAAGaatgaagagcttgacATGGCAAATATGCAATTAAAACACTCTGTGGAAGTACAAGAAGTGgaaaatcaattgaaacaggtacttgatgatgaaaaattgaagtGGGATAAAAAAATCATGGAACTGGAGAATCTAAAACCAGATGAAAAGGTCGCGCAAGAGATACATCAGTTAAGGGATGAGCTTAAACAAGTTAACGAACAATGGGAGGCTTTGCAACGTGAGAACCAGGATAAATGTACCGAATATGAAGCAAAGTTTAAggaagatttggaagaattcaaaCGCTTTAAACAAGAACCGATGGATAACCTAGAGAAAGAACAGGGGAAGCTTCTTGACAGGCacaagaaacttcaagTTGAATGTGATCAATTGGTAAACCAGATAGATAGTGACAAAAAAGAATTTAGCTCGATAGAGCTAAAGATTATGGATATTCAACAGAAAATCACTGATACAATGATTGTTAACCAGCCGTTGGAAGATGAACTGGTAGTGTCACAATCGCACTATGAAAAGGCAAAGCAAGAAACAGAGGCTATACAGGAGATAGCGCACGCAAGGGAGTCTTACTATAAGGGTAAATTTGACaagatggaagaagaacagctaagaagaaggaaattaGAGAACACTATAGAAGAATTAAAAGGCGGAATCAGAACTTTTGCGTATATAACGAAAAAGGGTCAGGACGACAACTTAGGAGTAAATTACTCCGAAAGGACATTGAcagatcttcaaaatggtcaGATATTCCAGTTTAGTCGGATTATACCTTCTGAACTCGAGACAGAGAATGATCTTTTGTATCAAGACTGTGAGATGTATCATGAAATGTGTCTAAAAAACCGTTTGAACTACAATCTGATATCTGTGAGTCAAAAGCCTTGGGACGCCTTAAGAATTGCCCTCTTGGAATTTATCTACACAAAGTGCCATGATCAATTCCGAATATACCTGCAATATGTGTTCCTTTCAGAAGACTCTCCTTCACAAGACTTGATGCTGCCGAGCTCCGAGAAGTGCGATAATGAGATTAAGTTAAAAATACAAAGAGAATGTATAGAGCTGGATTCCAAGTCTACCGAGATGGTTCACGGTCTGGATGAGCTCCCTCTAAGCATTAAGAAGGAAAGAAAGACTAGCATACCAGGAATTGGAATCTTGAAGTTTCAACTTGTAAGCTCCGATTCTGATAGGAAGCCGCTCAATTTTTACTTCATCGAAATAAACGACCCAACCACCATACTAACCCTTGATAGAGTTATCAGCCCAGATAACGCGATAAAATCTCCAATAAGTCTAATTATCAAGAAGCTATTATCAGACACAACTTCGTGCTTTTTATTTGATATTAACGACGGTGAGAACTACGACagtcttcttgaaatatcaAAAAAACTGACTCAAATGAAAATTGTGAAGAATAGAAGAATCTCAATATAA
- the HFI1 gene encoding Hfi1p (similar to Saccharomyces cerevisiae HFI1 (YPL254W); ancestral locus Anc_6.290) produces MSLNRLQANGATPGQLGMSVQSPGAENRSGASLKAPNAAMTPSEAMTPAENDSNLRDVSNQRIELESMIGELTSILGKDQWTKYAQVISLFILGKLSRKELSNELDLLFTPSATNTTEYSRSSLIRLHNQLLLGIFINSLKDSPLMGNLADGTWGFGHGSSLGNKMKRANKHNSQIENYKKIVMSLPADDRQRLKEITKEAGKRGFVLSSVLQARLNIIPKIPIVINPETLKRVKANNLKTPLEWSQDIMNGFNAPLATDTYSLPDTESLFLRMVGIAREHGLVGAVDTGCAELLSLALDHYLKNIVESAIDTVRYRRKKYSEYYDIKDSGMYEPVVEARGDECEAESHLSTKVVSLTNEDLYECLNLFPNLVEPTGAYFSLPMVNLANDDELVVSRSSIDDMPDFSDGKPTFTPLDERNIGTREELNWLIKDILTEE; encoded by the coding sequence ATGTCATTGAATCGTTTACAGGCCAACGGGGCTACTCCTGGTCAGTTAGGGATGAGTGTACAATCTCCTGGTGCTGAAAATCGCTCCGGTGCCAGTTTAAAGGCACCCAATGCGGCGATGACGCCGTCAGAAGCCATGACACCCGCTGAGAATGATAGTAATCTGCGAGATGTGAGCAATCAAAGAATAGAGTTGGAATCCATGATTGGCGAGCTCACATCTATTCTAGGGAAAGATCAATGGACAAAATACGCCCAGGTGATTAGTCTCTTTATTCTGGGTAAACTTTCTAGGAAAGAACTGTCCAATGAGCTAGATCTCCTGTTTACTCCGAGCGCAACAAACACTACTGAATACAGTCGCTCATCCCTGATACGTTTGCATAACCAGTTGTTATTAGGTATATTTatcaactctttgaaggattctCCATTAATGGGTAACTTGGCTGATGGTACTTGGGGATTCGGGCATGGTAGTTCACTTGGTAACAAAATGAAGAGAGCCAACAAACACAATTCACAGATAGAAAACTATAAAAAAATTGTCATGTCTTTACCGGCCGATGACAGGCAGCGACTTAAGGAAATTACCAAGGAAGCTGGTAAGAGAGGgtttgttctttcttctgtCCTACAGGCGCGTCTAAATATAATACCCAAGATACCGATTGTGATAAATCccgaaactttgaagagagtCAAAGCGAACAATTTAAAAACTCCGCTGGAATGGTCTCAGGATATCATGAATGGGTTCAACGCACCGCTTGCTACTGATACTTACTCCCTCCCAGATACTGAATCTCTATTTCTCCGAATGGTAGGAATTGCAAGAGAACATGGTCTAGTTGGTGCCGTAGATACAGGTTGTGCCGAACTATTATCCTTGGCACTGGATcattatttgaaaaatataGTAGAGTCGGCGATCGATACGGTCAGGTACCGTCGAAAAAAATATTCAGAGTATTATGATATTAAGGATAGTGGCATGTATGAACCGGTGGTGGAAGCTAGAGGAGACGAATGTGAAGCTGAGAGTCATCTAAGCACAAAGGTTGTCTCATTAACTAATGAGGACCTTTACGAATGTTTAAATTTATTCCCCAATCTTGTGGAGCCAACTGGAGCGTATTTCAGTCTACCAATGGTCAATTTGGCTAATGACGATGAGTTGGTAGTGAGCAGAAGTAGTATTGACGATATGCCGGACTTCTCGGACGGGAAGCCCACCTTCACACCTTTGGACGAACGAAATATAGGAACAAGGGAGGAATTAAATTGGTTGATTAAGGATATACTTACAGAGGAATAA
- the BBP1 gene encoding Bbp1p (similar to Saccharomyces cerevisiae BBP1 (YPL255W); ancestral locus Anc_6.291), protein MLWSGANDTSDESLESTEGGYAGLYRWTMDALFGSRVSPSRKYKEFAQDDTNYKREGRRRVRSPESTIMRSNSWSGLDSGFYRRNDLLPPSIEEDMEVPRPIESSNSLLNSSRVYRRPEEQPTDTFAARRRRLGDDGEDHSIVLQSPQQDDPLISKLFQKKTRTRKPEDHTKRVQIPGKFPSPSKNAQQKNYTADYLEVLDQLSRNERLLDDLNQDFHKKQSRIQQREQTYQEKYLQTRAELIDELKHSKRLYDNYYKLYTKYQQLREISQDAVRMQHRISGLESQLVDSAIDKDRQIHDLTRKLFDMDLRVQESETARKREAASYQARIDELERQNMLQPDVGVSSLSFSPSNYRDTSSDYNPAIDSHFLKNLV, encoded by the coding sequence ATGTTGTGGTCTGGAGCCAACGATACGAGCGATGAGTCTCTAGAGAGCACAGAAGGAGGTTACGCGGGGCTTTATAGATGGACTATGGACGCCTTATTTGGTTCACGAGTATCGCCCTCTAGAAAGTATAAGGAATTTGCCCAGGATGATACGAATTACAAGCGTGAGGGTAGAAGACGTGTTAGGAGCCCTGAGAGTACAATTATGCGTTCCAATTCGTGGTCTGGGCTCGATAGTGGATTTTACAGGCGTAATGACTTGCTTCCGCCATCGATTGAGGAAGATATGGAAGTACCGAGACCTATTGAGTCTTCCAATTCGTTGCTTAATTCTTCCAGGGTGTATCGGAGACCCGAGGAACAGCCCACGGATACTTTTGcggcaagaagaaggcgGTTGGGGGATGATGGCGAAGACCACAGCATTGTGCTCCAATCACCACAACAAGATGACCCGCTGATATCAAAACTGTTTCAAAAAAAAACTAGAACCCGCAAACCTGAAGATCATACTAAAAGGGTTCAAATCCCTGGCAAATTCCCCTCTCCATCAAAGAACGCTCAGCAAAAGAACTACACTGCAGATTATTTGGAAGTATTAGACCaattatcaagaaatgAACGCCTTCTGGACGATTTGAACCAAGATTTCCACAAGAAACAAAGTCGAATACAACAACGGGAGCAAACTTATCAGGAGAAATATCTACAAACAAGAGCTGAACTCATCGACGAACTAAAACACTCCAAAAGGCTATACGACAATTACTACAAACTCTACACAAAGTACCAACAACTACGAGAGATCAGCCAGGATGCGGTACGCATGCAGCACCGGATCTCGGGGCTCGAGTCGCAACTAGTCGATAGTGCAATCGACAAAGATCGCCAAATACACGATCTGACCCGCAAGCTGTTCGACATGGATCTCCGAGTCCAGGAGAGTGAGACTGCGCGCAAGAGGGAGGCAGCCAGTTACCAAGCAAGGATAGATGAGCTCGAAAGACAAAATATGCTCCAGCCTGACGTCGGAGTCTCATCACTCTCTTTTTCCCCTTCAAATTACAGGGATACAAGCTCAGACTATAATCCAGCGATCGACTCACATTTCCTTAAGAATTTGGTTTGA
- the TDEL0A07060 gene encoding uncharacterized protein (ancestral locus Anc_6.292), translated as MDQEALERCLWASSDGYELWIEEEARKASQFYVVNGTNGKVLLQWQHEFKTAANVCCVCTTEDGQNGEQTHLLKVAWSDSRTVYCDYVTISGNLPVLVTEPLIDVSFDITAFELIWNQGVALIVEEALGCLHVFDTGLNRYLGYVTLFSNAKTNLQLAQLIKYASAQSTLWAIVRQYDESTKVSWACLNTYQISNFTLKSTVQLPRGFTDYTFVNAPGIKHLQRFEEMSTVVCSSCDILGKSVIQWFLSPKMPWREVQRDHSHH; from the coding sequence ATGGATCAAGAAGCCCTGGAACGTTGCTTGTGGGCAAGTAGCGATGGTTATGAACTAtggattgaagaagaggccCGGAAGGCTAGTCAGTTTTATGTTGTGAATGGTACGAATGGTAAAGTTTTGTTACAGTGGCAACATGAGTTCAAGACCGCTGCAAATGTTTGCTGTGTGTGCACGACTGAGGATGGGCAGAATGGTGAGCAAACTCACTTGTTAAAAGTCGCTTGGAGCGACTCAAGAACAGTCTACTGTGACTATGTTACCATCAGCGGCAATCTGCCCGTCCTCGTGACAGAACCGCTCATCGATGTGAGCTTCGATATAACAGCATTCGAACTGATTTGGAACCAAGGAGTGGCCTTGATCGTTGAGGAAGCTTTGGGTTGCCTTCATGTCTTTGATACAGGCCTCAACCGCTATCTGGGGTATGTCACGCTGTTCTCAAATGCAAAAACGAATTTACAATTAGcacaattgatcaaatatgCTAGTGCTCAATCAACCCTGTGGGCTATCGTGAGACAATATGATGAATCCACGAAAGTCTCTTGGGCATGTCTCAACACTTATCAGATTTCGAACTTCACATTGAAATCTACTGTACAACTTCCGCGAGGATTCACAGATTACACCTTTGTTAATGCTCCAGGGATCAAACACCTCCAGcgttttgaagagatgagTACAGTGGTATGCAGTTCATGCGATATACTGGGCAAATCCGTCATTCAATGGTTCCTAAGTCCCAAGATGCCCTGGAGAGAAGTTCAGCGAGATCATTCGCACCACTAA
- the CLN1 gene encoding cyclin CLN1 (similar to Saccharomyces cerevisiae CLN1 (YMR199W) and CLN2 (YPL256C); ancestral locus Anc_6.293) yields MATCEDKIGLNVAAKQTYYPIELSNAELLAHYEMVQEYHEEISANVLSQSCKFKPDSKLIDQQPEMNPISTRSSIVTFLFELSVMSRVTDGIFFHAVRLYDRYCSKRVVLEDQAKLVVATCLWLAAKTWGGCNHIINNVSIPTGGRFYGPNPRARIPRLSELVHYCGGADVFDESMFMQMERHILDTLSWDVYEPMINDYVLNVDENCLIQYELYKRQLDHNKDWCEKRQSQASHDSDATVDERIVEDEEENLYEEDEDEDLNTKIQLINLKRFLIDLSAWQYDLLKYEMFEVSHGIFSIINRFTNGDHCRFLMAPYPTTTNQAQLLNIFINAVAKAPGSLIEVYKEKLGIMEFIASVKEYQVELHKKLQLASAMDLSRRRAVNASHYFEKGHTIPSPTYSQHYTPMRNTSTQSDNSVFSTMDQSSPITPQMYSFSQYANDSACASSLSVNSIPNKNSDNDSILAFNSSNKENHMPAAHQMPPRAKFLNNGMFASPNGTINSGNSSNRSSLVSLAIANVNSMV; encoded by the coding sequence ATGGCTACCTGTGAAGATAAGATTGGTTTAAATGTTGCCGCAAAGCAGACTTACTACCCAATCGAACTTTCCAATGCCGAGCTCTTGGCTCACTATGAGATGGTACAGGAGTatcatgaagaaatctCGGCCAATGTGCTCTCTCAATCATGTAAATTCAAGCCCGACTCTAAGCTGATAGATCAGCAACCAGAGATGAACCCTATAAGTACAAGAAGCAGCATAGTGACTTTCCTGTTTGAACTGTCGGTTATGTCTCGAGTCACTGATggtatcttcttccatgCAGTGCGCCTATACGACCGTTACTGTTCAAAGAGAGTGGTACTTGAGGATCAGGCCAAATTGGTAGTGGCCACTTGCCTTTGGTTAGCTGCCAAGACATGGGGTGGTTGCAACCATATTATCAACAACGTTTCAATTCCCACTGGTGGGAGGTTTTATGGTCCCAATCCAAGAGCTCGTATTCCACGTCTCTCCGAGTTGGTACATTACTGCGGCGGGGCCGATGTATTTGATGAATCAATGTTTATGCAAATGGAGAGACATATCTTGGATACTTTGAGTTGGGACGTTTATGAGCCGATGATTAACGACTATGTTTTGAATGTCGACGAAAACTGTTTGATACAATACGAACTTTACAAAAGACAACTTGATCATAACAAGGACTGGTGCGAAAAACGCCAATCACAGGCATCCCATGATAGTGATGCCACAGTGGATGAACGCATAgtagaagatgaagaggagaaTCTttacgaagaagacgaggatgaagacttAAACACAAAGATACAGCTAATAAACTTGAAGAGGTTTCTGATAGACCTGTCTGCGTGGCAATACGATCTATTGAAATATGAGATGTTCGAAGTCTCACACGGAATCTTCTCAATCATTAACAGATTCACTAACGGTGATCACTGTCGCTTTCTAATGGCACCATATCCAACTACAACTAACCAGGCACAGCTGTTAAACATATTCATCAATGCAGTTGCAAAAGCACCGGGATCGCTAATAGAAGTTTACAAGGAGAAATTAGGCATAATGGAATTTATCGCCAGCGTCAAAGAGTACCAAGTCGAGCTTCACAAGAAACTGCAGCTCGCATCCGCAATGGATCTCTCGAGAAGACGTGCTGTCAACGCTTCTCACTACTTCGAGAAGGGCCACACCATACCTTCACCTACTTATTCACAACACTACACACCCATGCGAAACACTAGTACGCAGTCTGACAACAGCGTATTCAGCACAATGGACCAATCCTCTCCAATTACACCGCAGATGTACAGTTTCAGTCAATACGCTAACGACAGCGCCTGCGCTAGCTCGTTAAGCGTTAATAGCATACCAAACAAAAACTCGGACAACGACTCCATCTTAGCGTTCAACAGCAGTAATAAGGAAAACCACATGCCTGCAGCACATCAAATGCCTCCAAGAGCTaaatttctcaacaacGGAATGTTCGCTTCCCCCAATGGTACAATAAATAGCGGAAATTCAAGCAACAGGTCGTCACTAGTTTCGCTGGCCATCGCCAATGTCAATAGCATGGTCTGA
- the ROT1 gene encoding Rot1p (similar to Saccharomyces cerevisiae ROT1 (YMR200W); ancestral locus Anc_6.294), whose protein sequence is MVGSVSLVTLTLLLNAGVSFASNDAASLAGTWSSKSNQVFTGPGFYDPVDELLIEPSLPGLSYSFTEDGYFEEANYQVKANPKDPGCPVASLIYQHGTYRLLDNGTLVLSPFAVDGRQLLSDPCNDKGVSTYSRYNQTEIFKTFDVQIDDYHGIYKLQLNQWDGSPMQPLYLAYRPAMMLPTVTLNPTVASDGAQSTDSAKEKRSLRHLVRRSLENKHRTNAVKKTPNGMLNSDMFWYLSAGMIGVGSLVFLSS, encoded by the coding sequence ATGGTTGGCTCTGTATCGCTCGTTACATTGACGTTGTTGTTGAACGCAGGTGTGAGTTTTGCCTCAAATGATGCTGCATCTTTAGCTGGAACATGGTCTTCGAAGTCAAATCAAGTGTTTACTGGCCCCGGATTCTACGACCCTGTTGATGAATTATTAATTGAACCCTCTCTTCCAGGTCTCTCTTACTCTTTCACTGAGGATGGGTATTTTGAGGAGGCTAATTATCAGGTAAAAGCTAATCCTAAGGACCCAGGGTGCCCTGTTGCATCGCTGATCTATCAGCACGGGACATACAGATTGCTGGATAACGGGACTTTGGTTTTGAGTCCATTCGCCGTTGATGGAAGACAGTTGCTAAGCGATCCCTGTAATGATAAGGGAGTCTCTACTTACAGCAGATACAACCAAACGGAGATCTTCAAGACGTTTGATGTGCAGATTGATGATTACCATGGGATTTACAAGTTACAACTCAATCAATGGGATGGATCACCCATGCAACCTCTGTATTTGGCTTACAGACCGGCTATGATGCTACCTACAGTAACATTGAACCCAACAGTGGCTTCTGATGGCGCCCAAAGCACGGATTCTGCcaaagagaagagatctttgaGACACTTGGtgagaagaagtttggaGAACAAGCACAGAACCAACGCCGTCAAAAAGACTCCCAACGGGATGCTGAATTCGGACATGTTCTGGTATCTGTCTGCTGGTATGATTGGTGTAGGTTCCCTGGTCTTTCTGTCCAGCTAG
- the VPS27 gene encoding ESCRT-0 subunit protein VPS27 (similar to Saccharomyces cerevisiae VPS27 (YNR006W); ancestral locus Anc_6.295) — translation MSVSTTAELDLLIQKATSESIPNGELDLPSAMEISDVVRSRRVPPKECMRCLKKRIMGTTSNPNTQLSTWKLTDICVKNGGIPFIKEICSREFMDTMEQTILKNRHNVDLEELVTRLFCELYVAFKNDSQLNYVSRVYEKLVARGIEFPQSVIDSGSSMAMFDSRTPADWVDSDACMICSKRFSLINRRHHCRSCGGIFCQDHSSHRIVLSDLGIYDPVRVCDNCYEDYDLKKGSDGGGRKKHHRRKKKGSSNDFDEEEQLRKAIELSLKESKGSTEPIVPVMQRAEPKAKQQEAEEENDPDLKAAIEASLREAEEEKRRKEAYAASQQQQRTTLQEPSTPSYDLTASEEEDIHLFASLVERMKTQSAAEILEDAQLPKLYHKVIGTRPKLNNALSYSIQKYNTLIDMNTKISDIMTIYDGLLERQLNNITMSDRYSVPQVPSDPYSYNQREQPVYQPNGTTPYQPVPVQHTAPPQQLSAQRSDPLNAAQAQQHSETHLSQMKDLNLSPSGNSTAFNVPSEPPYPVAEEEELRSDDRRFSNHETPVTDGLQRKDNEPKRKLSNAPYPVDDVESESAAQPESAAKANNAITNFDFPTVPARKIVQPSTAPAMEEENAPETTQSEEKLLIEL, via the coding sequence ATGTCTGTGTCCACTACCGCTGAACTCGATCTATTGATTCAGAAAGCCACCAGTGAAAGCATTCCGAATGGTGAGCTGGATTTGCCATCGGCTATGGAGATAAGTGATGTTGTTAGGTCTCGTAGGGTTCCACCAAAGGAATGTATGAGATGCTTGAAGAAGCGGATCATGGGTACTACATCCAATCCTAATACTCAGTTATCTACGTGGAAACTTACCGATATTTGCGTCAAGAATGGTGGAATCCCTTTTATTAAGGAAATCTGCTCTCGCGAATTCATGGATACGATGGAACAGacgatattgaagaatcGTCACAATGTTGATCTCGAGGAGCTGGTTACTAGGTTGTTCTGCGAGTTATATGTTGCATTCAAGAACGATTCGCAGCTGAACTATGTGTCTAGAGTCTATGAAAAATTAGTTGCCCGTGGAATCGAGTTCCCTCAATCTGTGATAGACTCTGGTAGCTCGATGGCTATGTTCGATTCACGTACTCCAGCCGATTGGGTGGACTCCGATGCATGTATGATTTGCTCCAAGCGATTTAGTTTGATAAACAGAAGGCATCATTGCCGCTCATGTGGTGGAATATTCTGCCAGGACCATTCTTCACACCGTATTGTTCTATCAGATCTAGGCATTTATGATCCAGTCAGGGTCTGCGACAACTGCTACGAAGATTatgacttgaagaaaggaaGCGATGGCGGGGGAAGGAAGAAGCACCACaggagaaagaagaaaggtTCCAGTAATGATTtcgatgaggaagaacaGTTGAGAAAGGCTATTGAGCTTTCACTAAAGGAGTCAAAGGGTAGTACTGAACCTATAGTTCCTGTTATGCAGAGAGCTGAACCAAAAGCCAAGCAgcaagaagctgaagaggaaaacgACCCAGATCTGAAGGCAGCCATCGAGGCCAGTTTAAGAGAGGCCGAAGAGGAGAAGAGGAGGAAAGAAGCGTACGCTGCATCCcagcaacaacaaagaACTACTTTACAAGAGCCATCAACTCCGTCGTACGACCTTACTGcaagtgaagaagaggataTTCATCTGTTTGCATCTTTAGTCGAAAGAATGAAGACCCAATCAGCGGCGGAAATCCTTGAGGATGCTCAACTTCCTAAGCTTTACCATAAGGTCATTGGGACTAGACCAAAACTGAATAATGCCTTGAGTTATTCGATTCAAAAGTACAACACACTGATAGACATGAATACAAAGATTTCCGACATAATGACCATCTACGATGGCCTGCTGGAAAGACAACTGAATAACATTACTATGTCGGACCGTTATTCCGTGCCTCAGGTACCTTCAGATCCTTACTCGTACAATCAAAGGGAGCAACCTGTATACCAACCTAACGGTACCACACCTTATCAGCCGGTTCCTGTTCAACACACAGCTCCTCCACAGCAATTGTCTGCACAACGATCGGATCCGCTAAATGCAGCTCAGGCACAACAGCACTCGGAAACTCATCTAAGtcaaatgaaagatttgaatctttcaccttcagGTAATTCGACTGCTTTCAATGTTCCATCAGAACCACCATATCCTGTGGcggaagaggaagagttgAGGTCGGATGATCGCCGGTTTTCGAATCATGAGACGCCCGTCACTGATGGTCTCCAACGCAAAGACAATGAACCTAAAAGAAAATTATCTAACGCACCTTATCCTGTAGATGATGTCGAGTCAGAGAGTGCAGCTCAGCCTGAAAGCGCAGCTAAGGCCAATAACGCGATAACGAATTTTGATTTCCCAACGGTTCCAGCGAGAAAGATTGTACAACCTTCGACTGCACCAGcaatggaagaagaaaatgctCCTGAGACAACCCAATCCGAAGAAAAACTTCTGATAGAGCTTTGA